The following proteins come from a genomic window of Pyxidicoccus sp. MSG2:
- a CDS encoding 2-keto-4-pentenoate hydratase — translation MTAPVDHEQLALALDSARLERREVAPLTRELPHLALADAYAIQEGGIRLRLSRGERVVGLKMGLTSEAKRRQMNLDSPVYGVLTDRMQVPADGVIQVGQGIHPKIEPEIAFRTSRELGGKVTREQVLDACASVFAAMEILDSRYRDFKYFSLPDVVADNSSSSLFVLGTAEHPPRALDLTRLEMKMSVNGEVVQAARSDAISGDPVVSVIQLCELLAQRGQVLPAGSIVLAGAATAAHMLRPGDRVQLTVEGLGSVAVSSA, via the coding sequence ATGACCGCACCTGTGGACCACGAGCAGCTTGCCCTCGCGCTGGACTCCGCGCGCCTGGAGCGCCGCGAGGTGGCGCCGCTCACCCGCGAGCTGCCGCACCTCGCGCTGGCGGACGCCTACGCCATCCAAGAGGGCGGCATCCGCCTGCGCCTGTCGCGGGGTGAGCGCGTGGTGGGCCTGAAGATGGGGCTCACCTCGGAGGCGAAGCGGCGGCAGATGAACCTGGACTCGCCGGTGTACGGCGTCCTCACGGACCGGATGCAGGTGCCGGCGGACGGCGTCATCCAGGTGGGGCAGGGCATCCACCCGAAAATCGAGCCGGAGATTGCCTTCCGCACCTCGCGCGAGCTGGGCGGGAAGGTGACGCGCGAGCAGGTGCTGGATGCGTGCGCGTCCGTCTTCGCGGCGATGGAAATCCTCGACTCACGCTACCGGGACTTCAAGTACTTCTCCCTGCCGGACGTGGTGGCGGACAACTCGTCGTCATCGCTGTTCGTGCTCGGCACCGCGGAGCATCCGCCGCGCGCGCTCGACTTGACGCGGCTGGAGATGAAGATGTCCGTCAACGGCGAGGTGGTGCAGGCGGCGCGCTCGGATGCCATCTCCGGGGACCCGGTGGTGTCCGTCATCCAGCTCTGCGAGTTGCTGGCGCAGCGCGGGCAGGTGCTGCCGGCGGGGAGCATCGTCCTGGCGGGCGCCGCGACGGCCGCGCACATGCTGCGGCCCGGAGACAGGGTGCAGTTGACGGTGGAGGGGCTGGGCTCGGTGGCGGTGTCGTCGGCCTGA
- a CDS encoding PAS domain S-box protein: MTTLDDLTTCAGLALAPPSSTGACLILISTTTPAAIGKAYRLEPGEHTIGRGSEATVRIDDHGVSRKHARIIRTDDGGCHVTDLESTNGTLLNGVPVTTAELQEGDRLQIGTVTVFRFSKREVLEHREEQLRQALSAARVGIWDWNAQSGRVTWSEQVDRLLGLAVGKLSGRAMDLDEVVHPGDLPRVREVLRAALEKKTQVDVEYRIEPQGSGWRWISCKGDVLCDASGTPARVTGTVMDITARKQAEQELQRQSLIFESIYDGVVITDLGGGIIDWNTSAERMFGRNKSEALGQTLFSVLHPEESDKTTAQVLTALEKQGRWSGELEFRRRDGTTCWCESVVVPLRDSEGRAIANIMVHRDTTERKQLQAHLVVADRLASVGTLGAGVAHEINNPLAYMLVNLHLIREGLDRLEHVVPAAPVASLQQLVRETTEGAERIATIVRDLKVFARGEQEQRLMPVDVRRAVELACKMADNVVRHRARLVTEFEPVAPVEASESRLCQVFLNLLLNAAQAIPEDGPHANEHEIRVVIRAEERGRVVVEVRDTGVGMNAEVLGRIFDPFFTTKPVGVGTGLGLSICHGIIESMGGSIQAESEPGRGSTFRVVLRAATRELEVLPRLAAAVQNNARARILVVDDEPNVTLALQRSLAADHEVATANSAQAALRLVSEGSRYDLILCDVMMPGMTGMDLYNELGRCAPEQAGRMVFMTGGAFTPRTVSFLREVPNLKISKPLDLTQLRELVGRSAEAAVR; encoded by the coding sequence ATGACGACGCTGGATGACCTCACGACGTGCGCGGGCCTTGCCTTGGCTCCGCCGTCTTCCACCGGTGCCTGCCTCATCCTCATCAGCACGACGACACCGGCCGCCATCGGCAAGGCGTATCGGCTGGAGCCGGGCGAGCACACCATCGGTCGTGGCTCCGAGGCCACGGTGCGCATCGACGACCACGGGGTGTCGCGCAAGCACGCGCGCATCATCCGCACCGACGACGGCGGCTGCCACGTCACGGACCTCGAGTCCACCAACGGCACGCTGCTCAACGGCGTGCCCGTCACCACCGCCGAATTGCAGGAGGGGGACAGGCTCCAGATTGGCACCGTCACCGTCTTCCGCTTCTCCAAGCGCGAGGTGCTGGAGCATCGCGAGGAGCAACTGCGCCAGGCGCTGTCCGCCGCGCGCGTGGGCATCTGGGACTGGAATGCGCAGAGCGGCCGGGTGACGTGGAGCGAGCAGGTGGACCGGCTGCTGGGGCTCGCGGTGGGCAAGCTGTCCGGCCGGGCCATGGACCTGGACGAGGTGGTGCATCCCGGCGATTTGCCCCGCGTGCGCGAGGTGCTGCGCGCCGCGCTGGAGAAGAAGACGCAGGTGGATGTGGAATACCGCATCGAACCGCAGGGCAGTGGCTGGCGTTGGATTTCGTGCAAAGGCGACGTGCTGTGCGACGCGTCCGGCACGCCCGCGCGGGTGACGGGCACGGTGATGGACATCACCGCGCGCAAGCAGGCGGAGCAGGAGCTGCAGCGCCAGTCGCTCATCTTCGAGAGCATCTACGACGGCGTGGTGATTACGGATTTGGGCGGAGGCATCATCGACTGGAACACCAGCGCGGAGCGCATGTTCGGGCGCAACAAGTCCGAGGCGCTGGGACAGACGCTCTTCAGCGTGCTGCACCCGGAGGAGTCCGACAAGACCACCGCGCAGGTGCTCACCGCGCTGGAGAAGCAGGGACGCTGGAGCGGGGAGCTGGAGTTCCGCCGGAGGGACGGCACCACGTGCTGGTGCGAGTCCGTGGTGGTGCCGCTGCGCGACAGCGAGGGGCGCGCGATTGCGAACATCATGGTCCACCGCGACACCACGGAGCGCAAGCAGCTCCAGGCGCACCTGGTGGTGGCGGACCGGCTGGCGTCGGTGGGCACGCTGGGTGCGGGGGTGGCGCACGAAATCAACAACCCGCTGGCCTACATGCTCGTCAACCTGCACCTCATCCGCGAGGGGTTGGACCGGCTGGAGCACGTGGTGCCCGCGGCGCCCGTCGCGTCGCTCCAGCAGTTGGTGCGCGAGACGACGGAGGGCGCCGAGCGCATCGCCACGATTGTGAGGGACTTGAAGGTCTTCGCGCGTGGAGAGCAGGAGCAGCGGCTGATGCCGGTGGACGTGCGCCGGGCGGTGGAGCTGGCGTGCAAGATGGCGGACAACGTCGTGCGCCACCGCGCGCGGCTGGTGACGGAGTTCGAGCCGGTGGCCCCGGTGGAGGCGAGCGAGTCCCGGCTGTGCCAGGTGTTCCTCAACCTGCTGCTCAACGCGGCGCAGGCCATTCCGGAGGACGGCCCGCACGCCAACGAGCACGAAATCCGCGTCGTCATCCGCGCCGAGGAGCGGGGCCGGGTGGTGGTGGAGGTCCGCGACACCGGCGTGGGCATGAATGCGGAGGTGCTGGGCCGCATCTTCGACCCGTTCTTCACCACCAAGCCGGTGGGTGTGGGCACGGGGCTGGGGCTGTCCATCTGCCACGGCATCATCGAGTCCATGGGCGGCTCCATCCAGGCGGAGAGCGAGCCCGGCCGGGGCAGCACCTTCCGCGTGGTGCTGCGCGCGGCCACGCGCGAGCTGGAGGTGCTGCCGCGTCTGGCCGCCGCGGTACAGAACAACGCGCGGGCGCGCATCCTGGTGGTGGACGACGAGCCCAACGTGACGCTGGCGCTGCAGCGCTCGCTGGCGGCGGACCACGAGGTGGCGACGGCCAACAGCGCGCAGGCCGCGCTGCGGCTGGTGAGCGAGGGCAGCCGCTACGACCTCATCCTGTGCGATGTGATGATGCCCGGCATGACGGGCATGGACCTCTACAACGAGCTGGGCCGCTGTGCCCCGGAGCAGGCAGGACGCATGGTGTTCATGACGGGCGGCGCCTTCACCCCACGCACGGTCTCCTTCCTGCGCGAAGTGCCCAACCTCAAGATTTCCAAGCCGCTGGACCTCACGCAGCTTCGCGAGTTGGTGGGCCGCTCCGCCGAGGCGGCGGTGCGATGA
- a CDS encoding FAD/NAD(P)-binding protein, producing the protein MRAQMGCWDVAIVGGGASGTLLALNLLKSASAPLRVVLVERSGRVGRGLAYSTDSSRHLLNVPAGRMGAFPDDPEHFLRWMRREAPDTAPGDFVPRQRYGHYLESVLRDFVAHAPTGIHLEVVAADVVSVREDAGRVLLSLSGGGQLEARAAVLALGNALPADLRVPDGGLYASARYHRSPWAPGALLDVGPRDTVLLIGTGLTMVDTVLSLEERGHRGIIHAVSRHGLLPHVHRRGALSYSTTYSSPGIRDVLRALRQEVLRVCEEWEGADGRMHPIPIRIRAVLRIMRQEVKRATDAGADWRTVVDALRPATVPLWHRLTEGERRRFLRHLRSHWEVHRHRMAPSIGDTVERLRGEGRLFLHAARVRSFRLEDAGVEARLRPRGDTQETVLHVQHVVNCTGPEGAITRGHPLLKAMADAGLVSPDVLGMGLATDGDGALLDLSGRASGRLYTLGPPRRGELWETTAVPEIRTQARALAEHLLQRLGPAPVTRAPVELEHGGVPLER; encoded by the coding sequence GTGCGAGCACAGATGGGTTGTTGGGACGTGGCCATCGTTGGAGGGGGGGCCAGCGGGACGCTGCTGGCGTTGAACCTCTTGAAGAGCGCGAGTGCGCCCCTCCGCGTCGTACTCGTGGAGCGGAGCGGACGGGTGGGCCGGGGCCTAGCGTACTCCACGGACAGCTCGCGTCACCTGCTCAACGTTCCCGCCGGGAGGATGGGCGCCTTCCCGGACGACCCCGAGCACTTCCTGCGCTGGATGCGGCGCGAGGCCCCCGACACGGCCCCCGGCGACTTCGTCCCGCGCCAGCGCTACGGCCACTACCTGGAGTCGGTGCTGCGGGACTTCGTCGCGCACGCGCCGACGGGCATCCACCTGGAGGTGGTGGCGGCGGACGTGGTGTCGGTGCGCGAGGACGCGGGCCGGGTGCTGCTCTCGCTGTCGGGCGGTGGACAGCTGGAGGCGCGCGCGGCGGTGCTGGCGCTGGGCAACGCGCTGCCGGCGGACCTGCGGGTGCCGGACGGAGGGCTGTACGCGAGCGCGCGCTACCACCGCTCACCGTGGGCGCCGGGGGCGCTGCTCGACGTGGGTCCCCGGGACACGGTGCTGCTCATCGGCACGGGGCTCACCATGGTGGACACGGTGCTGTCACTGGAGGAGCGCGGGCACCGGGGCATCATCCACGCGGTGTCACGGCACGGGCTCCTGCCGCACGTGCACCGGCGCGGAGCGCTGAGCTACTCGACGACGTATTCATCTCCCGGCATCCGGGACGTGCTGCGCGCGCTGCGCCAGGAAGTGCTGCGGGTGTGCGAGGAGTGGGAGGGCGCCGACGGCCGCATGCACCCGATTCCCATCCGCATCCGCGCGGTGCTGCGCATCATGCGCCAGGAGGTGAAGCGGGCAACGGACGCGGGGGCGGACTGGCGGACGGTGGTGGACGCGCTGCGCCCGGCCACGGTGCCCCTGTGGCACCGGCTGACGGAGGGCGAGCGGCGGCGCTTCCTGCGCCACCTGCGCTCGCACTGGGAGGTGCACCGGCACCGGATGGCGCCGAGCATCGGCGACACGGTGGAGCGGCTGCGCGGCGAGGGCCGGCTGTTCCTCCACGCGGCGCGCGTGCGGAGCTTCCGGCTGGAGGACGCGGGCGTGGAGGCGCGCCTGCGGCCGCGCGGGGACACCCAGGAAACCGTGTTGCACGTACAACATGTAGTCAACTGTACCGGACCCGAGGGCGCCATCACCCGGGGCCACCCGCTGCTCAAGGCCATGGCGGATGCGGGGCTGGTGAGCCCGGACGTGCTGGGCATGGGGCTGGCGACGGACGGGGACGGCGCGCTGCTCGACTTGAGCGGCCGGGCCTCCGGGCGGCTCTACACGCTGGGCCCGCCGCGCCGGGGCGAGCTGTGGGAGACGACGGCCGTGCCCGAGATTCGCACCCAGGCGCGGGCGCTGGCCGAGCACCTGCTGCAGCGGCTGGGGCCCGCGCCGGTGACGCGCGCGCCGGTGGAACTGGAGCACGGCGGGGTGCCGCTGGAGCGTTGA
- a CDS encoding serine/threonine-protein kinase — MAADSESTFRIQARSDLGAFERERGETTKAERGPGTLAGEYVLKALLASGGHGSVYEAEHRILGRRAAVKVLHPHLADQGEMLKRFVREARVVNQIHHPNIVDVYDFGLMPDGSPYYVMELLTGRTLSQVVQERGRLSASRALAYLEPVCAALDAAHKAGVVHRDLKASNVLVMEEGERPRVKLLDFGIAKLLYAEPSQEGLTIAGQRLGTAHAMAPEQFRGGPIGPHTDIYALGVLLHQLLTGRYPFQCEDRMELERLHLEAPAPRPSAIAPVSPAVDAVVLRCLEKDGGRRYGSVGVFLAALSEAAEEPVQPARRTRLALAVHCEVVLASSAQDDDAVYAVLADVLDGLEQGLRGGGFLLALQSGTTLLAIRPLENGAPSPERTAYLREAENSLRILQQAAQKLADPVSAHVHLCMHLGQAETRGDSGESEVVGGPVTDVGAWRLRAADGFALTPAASLALEFPEPE; from the coding sequence ATGGCGGCGGATTCCGAGAGTACCTTCCGCATCCAGGCCCGGTCTGACCTCGGCGCCTTCGAGCGGGAGCGTGGAGAGACGACCAAGGCCGAACGCGGCCCGGGAACGCTGGCCGGTGAGTACGTCCTCAAGGCGCTGCTGGCCTCGGGTGGACACGGCAGCGTCTACGAGGCCGAGCACCGCATCCTCGGGCGCCGGGCCGCGGTGAAGGTGCTGCACCCGCACCTCGCGGATCAGGGCGAGATGCTCAAGCGCTTCGTGCGCGAGGCGCGGGTGGTGAACCAGATTCACCACCCCAACATCGTGGATGTCTACGACTTCGGCCTGATGCCGGACGGCAGCCCCTACTACGTCATGGAGCTGCTGACCGGGCGCACGCTGAGCCAGGTCGTCCAGGAGCGCGGCAGGCTGTCCGCGTCCCGCGCGCTCGCGTACCTGGAGCCGGTCTGCGCGGCGCTGGATGCCGCGCACAAGGCCGGCGTCGTCCACCGCGACTTGAAGGCCAGCAACGTCCTCGTCATGGAGGAGGGCGAGCGTCCCCGGGTGAAGCTGCTCGACTTCGGCATCGCCAAGCTGCTGTACGCGGAGCCTTCGCAGGAGGGGCTCACCATCGCCGGCCAGCGACTGGGCACCGCGCACGCCATGGCGCCCGAGCAGTTCCGCGGCGGCCCCATCGGTCCGCACACGGACATCTACGCGCTGGGCGTGCTGCTGCACCAGTTGCTCACCGGCCGCTACCCCTTCCAGTGCGAGGACCGCATGGAACTGGAGCGGCTGCACCTGGAGGCGCCCGCGCCCCGGCCCAGCGCGATTGCTCCCGTGTCTCCGGCCGTCGACGCGGTGGTGCTGCGCTGCCTGGAGAAGGACGGCGGCCGGCGCTACGGCAGCGTGGGCGTCTTCCTCGCCGCGCTCAGCGAGGCCGCGGAAGAACCCGTGCAGCCCGCCCGCCGCACCCGCCTGGCGCTCGCCGTCCACTGCGAGGTGGTGCTCGCCTCGTCCGCCCAGGACGACGACGCCGTCTACGCCGTGCTGGCGGACGTGCTGGACGGACTGGAGCAGGGCCTGCGCGGCGGAGGCTTCCTCCTCGCGCTCCAGTCCGGCACCACGCTGCTCGCCATCCGCCCGCTGGAGAATGGCGCCCCCAGCCCGGAGCGCACCGCGTACCTGCGCGAGGCGGAGAACTCGCTGCGCATCCTCCAGCAGGCCGCGCAGAAGCTCGCCGACCCCGTGAGCGCCCACGTCCACCTGTGCATGCACCTGGGCCAGGCCGAGACGCGCGGCGACTCCGGCGAGTCCGAAGTCGTGGGTGGCCCCGTCACCGACGTCGGCGCCTGGAGGCTGCGCGCCGCGGACGGCTTCGCCCTCACGCCAGCCGCCTCACTCGCCCTGGAATTTCCGGAGCCTGAGTAA
- a CDS encoding alpha/beta fold hydrolase has translation MGLLAHTSLRLAERAGSRRALEGLGGLPMGALRSTWHQVNDLRIHTRVSAQPVPGRAWSVVLLHGLVASSTYMVPTGMGLAPYFRVYAPDLPGFGRSQKPRRPLDVAGLADSLAAWMDAAGLENPALVANSSGCQFAVDFASRYPERCGPLVLLGPTLDTRHHGTPKQVVRWLADGVREPPSLNVIMAQDYRTFGLLRALRSLRSARKDVPEEKLPHVRSPVLVVRGAKDRIFPRTRAEALVQSLPQGRLEEVPGAGHTLNFNAPEAVVKLIRRYLYELEARGEAQP, from the coding sequence ATGGGCCTGTTGGCACACACGAGTCTGCGCCTCGCCGAGCGCGCGGGAAGTCGTCGGGCACTGGAAGGACTGGGCGGGCTGCCCATGGGCGCGCTGCGCAGCACGTGGCACCAGGTGAACGACCTGCGCATCCACACGCGCGTCTCCGCCCAGCCCGTGCCGGGCCGCGCGTGGAGCGTCGTCCTCCTCCACGGCCTCGTCGCGTCCAGCACGTACATGGTGCCCACCGGCATGGGCCTCGCGCCGTACTTCCGCGTCTACGCGCCGGACCTGCCCGGCTTCGGCCGCAGCCAGAAGCCCCGCCGCCCGCTCGACGTGGCCGGCCTCGCGGACTCGCTCGCCGCGTGGATGGACGCCGCCGGCCTCGAGAACCCCGCCCTCGTCGCCAACTCCTCCGGCTGCCAGTTCGCCGTGGACTTCGCGTCGCGCTACCCCGAGCGCTGCGGACCGCTGGTGCTGCTCGGGCCCACGCTCGACACCCGCCACCACGGCACCCCGAAGCAGGTGGTGCGCTGGCTCGCGGACGGCGTGCGCGAGCCCCCGTCCCTCAACGTCATCATGGCGCAGGACTACCGCACCTTCGGCCTCCTCCGCGCCCTGCGCTCCCTCCGCTCCGCACGCAAGGACGTGCCCGAGGAGAAGCTCCCCCACGTCCGCTCACCCGTGCTCGTGGTGCGCGGCGCGAAGGACCGCATCTTCCCGCGCACCCGCGCCGAGGCACTGGTGCAAAGCCTCCCCCAGGGCCGCCTGGAGGAGGTGCCCGGCGCCGGCCACACACTCAACTTCAACGCGCCGGAAGCCGTGGTGAAGCTCATCCGCCGCTACCTCTACGAACTGGAGGCGCGCGGCGAAGCCCAGCCCTGA
- a CDS encoding OPT/YSL family transporter — MRPSASGLPVAEPAPSDGRPLLSSVAPTPEAPRELTARALGMGLLIGGLLAVTNVYMGLKTGWWESGSVTAAVLGFSALATVSRRRGSPYTPLENNVTQTAASAVGAMPAAAGLLGALPALSLLGLSVPGWGVVAWSVALGALGVLAAHVLRRRLVVEEALPFPTGTATAELITAMHAPTQPEVRTGHRGWLLAAVAGVSVAITALRDAFKVLPGMTAMPGSLGGVPAASLTWGIGWSPMLLAIGMMTGLRLGLSMLAGAVVGWGVLAPWLEGSGILKAAGYEGDMVTWLTWPGVGLLVGSALAALAVQARDFLRAAKDVGSLGRADALPRWAVGVGLAACALAVGLGAFVFGLSVPYMLLALVLVLPLCAVCARGAGQTDVSPVSQMGQITQVVFGALLPGAMAPNVTSGAVTSGAAAQTGVSMWSLKSGHLLGASPRRQLVAQLVGVLAGSLVAVPAYLLLAKAYGLGSQALPAPFATQFRAVAELAVRGLAGLPPHAGLAGGVAAVVGAALTLAAKSRAAKWLPLPLAMGIGFILPAFYAVSICLGAVGMALARRRWPDATDRNVAPLGAGAIAGESLTGVLIAALMALGLMQQG; from the coding sequence GTGCGCCCCTCCGCCTCCGGCCTCCCGGTGGCCGAGCCGGCTCCTTCCGACGGACGGCCGCTGCTGTCCTCCGTGGCCCCGACGCCGGAGGCGCCCCGGGAGTTGACGGCGCGCGCGCTGGGCATGGGGCTGCTCATCGGTGGACTGCTGGCCGTCACCAACGTGTACATGGGGTTGAAGACGGGCTGGTGGGAGAGCGGCTCCGTCACCGCCGCGGTGCTGGGCTTCAGCGCGCTGGCGACGGTGTCGCGGCGGCGGGGCTCGCCGTACACACCGCTGGAGAACAACGTCACCCAGACGGCCGCGTCCGCGGTGGGCGCCATGCCCGCTGCGGCGGGCCTGCTGGGCGCGCTGCCCGCGCTGAGCCTCCTGGGCCTGTCCGTGCCCGGCTGGGGCGTGGTGGCCTGGAGCGTGGCCCTGGGCGCGCTGGGCGTGCTGGCCGCGCACGTGTTGCGGCGCAGGCTGGTGGTGGAGGAGGCGCTGCCCTTTCCCACTGGAACCGCCACCGCGGAGCTCATCACCGCCATGCATGCGCCCACCCAGCCCGAGGTCCGCACCGGGCACCGCGGGTGGCTGCTGGCGGCGGTGGCCGGCGTGTCCGTGGCCATCACCGCGCTGCGGGACGCGTTCAAGGTGCTGCCGGGGATGACGGCGATGCCGGGCTCGCTGGGCGGCGTGCCGGCGGCGTCGCTGACGTGGGGCATCGGCTGGAGCCCCATGCTGCTGGCGATTGGGATGATGACGGGCCTGCGCCTGGGGCTGAGCATGCTGGCCGGGGCGGTGGTGGGGTGGGGCGTGCTCGCGCCGTGGCTGGAGGGCTCGGGAATCCTCAAGGCCGCCGGCTACGAGGGAGACATGGTGACGTGGCTCACCTGGCCGGGCGTGGGGCTGCTGGTGGGCTCGGCGCTGGCGGCGCTGGCGGTGCAGGCGCGTGACTTCCTGCGGGCCGCGAAGGACGTGGGCTCGCTGGGGCGCGCGGATGCGCTGCCTCGCTGGGCCGTGGGCGTGGGCCTGGCGGCGTGCGCGCTGGCGGTGGGGCTGGGCGCGTTCGTCTTCGGCCTGAGCGTGCCGTACATGCTGCTGGCGCTCGTGTTGGTGCTGCCCCTGTGCGCGGTGTGCGCGCGCGGCGCGGGGCAGACGGACGTGTCACCGGTGTCGCAGATGGGCCAGATTACGCAGGTGGTGTTCGGCGCGCTGCTGCCCGGGGCGATGGCGCCCAACGTGACGTCCGGCGCGGTGACGTCGGGCGCGGCGGCGCAGACGGGCGTCAGCATGTGGTCCCTCAAGTCGGGGCACCTCCTGGGTGCCTCGCCGCGCCGGCAGCTCGTGGCGCAGTTGGTGGGCGTGCTCGCGGGCTCGCTGGTGGCGGTGCCGGCCTACCTGCTGTTGGCGAAGGCCTATGGCCTGGGTTCGCAGGCGCTGCCGGCGCCTTTCGCCACCCAGTTCCGCGCGGTGGCGGAATTGGCGGTGCGCGGGTTGGCCGGGCTGCCTCCGCACGCGGGGCTGGCGGGAGGTGTGGCGGCGGTGGTGGGCGCGGCGCTGACGCTGGCGGCGAAGAGCCGGGCGGCGAAGTGGCTGCCGCTGCCGCTGGCCATGGGCATCGGCTTCATCCTTCCGGCCTTCTACGCGGTGTCCATCTGCCTGGGGGCGGTGGGCATGGCGCTGGCCCGCAGGCGCTGGCCGGACGCGACGGACCGCAACGTGGCCCCGCTGGGCGCGGGCGCGATTGCCGGCGAGTCACTGACGGGTGTGCTCATCGCCGCGCTGATGGCGCTGGGGCTCATGCAGCAGGGGTGA
- a CDS encoding cysteine dioxygenase, which yields MREHSGEEGSEGCPRAMDVLGWSLPEQTHEVPSLDWLVERLRSSRPDWRLLESLVRYDAAGYARRVLDRTDACELLLVCWLPGQVSRVHDHGGSSGVSWVVRGQLQETRYAWGGDRLLPDERSAAEEGDFLLERAETIHRIHNASRHGAVSLHLYAPPMVGMTRYDASVTPTLDAELALRGVLRPPRPPEGARAARRRPPRAG from the coding sequence ATGCGCGAGCACTCCGGCGAGGAAGGGAGCGAGGGCTGTCCCAGGGCCATGGACGTGCTCGGCTGGTCGCTCCCAGAGCAGACCCATGAGGTGCCGTCCCTGGACTGGCTGGTGGAGCGGCTCCGCTCGAGCCGGCCCGACTGGCGGCTCCTCGAGTCGCTCGTCCGCTACGACGCCGCGGGTTATGCGCGGCGCGTCCTCGACAGGACGGACGCGTGTGAGCTGCTGCTCGTCTGCTGGCTGCCGGGACAGGTCTCCCGGGTGCATGACCATGGCGGCTCCTCGGGGGTGTCCTGGGTGGTGCGCGGCCAGCTCCAGGAGACGCGCTACGCCTGGGGTGGGGACCGGCTGCTGCCCGACGAGCGCTCGGCCGCGGAGGAGGGGGACTTCCTCCTGGAGCGCGCGGAGACCATCCACCGCATCCACAACGCATCCCGTCATGGCGCCGTGTCGCTGCACCTGTACGCGCCGCCCATGGTGGGGATGACGCGGTACGACGCGAGCGTGACGCCGACGCTGGACGCGGAGCTGGCGCTGCGGGGCGTGCTCAGGCCGCCGCGTCCGCCTGAGGGCGCGAGGGCTGCGCGAAGGCGCCCGCCACGGGCAGGTTGA
- the tnpB gene encoding IS66 family insertion sequence element accessory protein TnpB yields the protein MKILTSSRGGFVLYYKRLETGRFRLPPVDADAQSVQLDATQLAMLLDGIDVVEVKRQPAWTPPRRTGS from the coding sequence GTGAAGATTCTCACCTCCAGCCGGGGCGGCTTCGTCCTGTACTACAAGCGGCTGGAGACGGGCCGCTTCCGGCTGCCGCCGGTGGACGCGGACGCCCAGTCGGTGCAGCTGGACGCCACGCAGTTGGCGATGCTGCTGGACGGCATCGACGTGGTCGAGGTGAAGCGCCAGCCTGCCTGGACGCCCCCGAGGCGCACAGGTAGCTGA
- a CDS encoding sensor histidine kinase — MTLRARVLLMAAVARRRGTLRRAFDAVHGPTGRPRREDTTLLEDTVRERTAELEAANAKLSRSLEQLRATQAQLLFADRLIALGRIAAGVGHEINNPLAFILSNLEYIHQELQQKAQLSEQERQEVLEALAETRDGAERIRLIVRDLQSLSRAEDVGTGPSDLASVLRTAAKMAMHELRPRARLVVECEGVPPVQGNGSRLGQVFLNLLLNAAQAIAPGNVAENVVRVVARTALPGRIEVEVSDTGCGISPEHRERIFDPFFTTKPLGVGTGLGLAVCHGIVTSLGGTLTVDSAPGRGSTFRVNLPVAGAFAQPSRPQADAAA, encoded by the coding sequence ATGACGCTACGAGCGAGGGTGTTGCTGATGGCGGCGGTGGCGCGGAGGCGCGGAACGCTCCGGCGCGCCTTCGACGCGGTCCACGGCCCCACCGGCCGGCCCCGTCGCGAGGACACCACGCTGCTGGAGGACACCGTGCGGGAGCGGACGGCGGAGCTGGAGGCCGCCAACGCCAAGCTGTCCCGCAGCCTGGAGCAGCTTCGCGCCACCCAGGCCCAACTGCTCTTCGCGGACCGGCTGATTGCCCTTGGCCGTATCGCCGCCGGCGTGGGTCACGAAATCAACAACCCGCTCGCCTTCATCCTCAGCAACCTCGAGTACATCCACCAGGAGCTCCAGCAGAAGGCGCAGCTGTCCGAGCAGGAGCGCCAGGAAGTCCTGGAGGCCCTCGCGGAGACGCGCGACGGCGCCGAGCGCATCCGGCTCATCGTCCGTGACTTGCAATCGCTCTCACGCGCCGAGGACGTGGGCACCGGCCCGTCGGACCTGGCCTCGGTGCTGCGCACGGCGGCGAAGATGGCCATGCACGAGCTGCGTCCCCGCGCGCGCCTGGTGGTGGAATGCGAGGGCGTGCCGCCGGTGCAGGGCAACGGCTCGCGGCTGGGCCAGGTGTTCCTCAACCTGCTGCTCAACGCGGCGCAGGCCATTGCCCCGGGCAATGTGGCGGAGAACGTGGTGCGCGTGGTGGCCCGGACCGCCCTGCCCGGCCGCATCGAGGTGGAGGTGAGCGACACCGGCTGCGGCATCTCCCCCGAGCACCGCGAGCGCATCTTCGACCCGTTCTTCACCACCAAGCCGCTGGGCGTGGGCACCGGCCTGGGGCTCGCGGTGTGCCATGGCATCGTCACCTCGCTGGGCGGCACGCTGACGGTGGACAGCGCCCCGGGCCGGGGCAGCACCTTCCGCGTCAACCTGCCCGTGGCGGGCGCCTTCGCGCAGCCCTCGCGCCCTCAGGCGGACGCGGCGGCCTGA
- the tnpA gene encoding IS66 family insertion sequence element accessory protein TnpA, whose protein sequence is MPKRAEKPEWARVAEEFEASGQTQREFAESRSLRLSTLQSWVYRRRRQVRTEVEPPVRLLPVEVSGAPVVEGVPLEVLTVGGARVRFASGTDVDYVARLVAALGRATC, encoded by the coding sequence ATGCCGAAGAGAGCCGAGAAGCCGGAGTGGGCGCGCGTCGCCGAGGAGTTCGAAGCGAGCGGGCAGACGCAGCGGGAGTTCGCCGAGAGCCGGAGCCTGCGGCTGAGCACGTTGCAGTCGTGGGTGTACCGGCGTCGGCGCCAGGTGAGGACCGAGGTGGAGCCGCCCGTGCGCCTGCTGCCCGTGGAGGTGAGCGGAGCGCCCGTGGTGGAGGGGGTGCCGCTGGAGGTGCTCACCGTCGGCGGGGCGCGCGTGCGCTTCGCGTCGGGCACTGACGTCGACTACGTGGCACGACTGGTGGCGGCCCTGGGGCGTGCGACGTGCTGA